Proteins encoded by one window of Glycine soja cultivar W05 chromosome 15, ASM419377v2, whole genome shotgun sequence:
- the LOC114388198 gene encoding 9-cis-epoxycarotenoid dioxygenase NCED1, chloroplastic-like, whose protein sequence is MASSAAATTTTNTWIKTTLPSPPTTLKKRFPCNSNSNSNSNAITCSLQTLHFPKKYQPTSTTTTTTTTTTPARETKPVIASPSETKHPLPQSWNFLQKAAASALDMVETALVSHERKHPLPKTADPRVQIAGNFAPVPEHPAQHSLPVAGKIPKCIEGVYVRNGANPLYEPVAGHHFFDGDGMVHAVKFHSGAASYACRFTETQRLAQEKTLGRPVFPKAIGELHGHSGIARLLLFYARSLFGLVDGSHGMGVANAGLVYFNNHLLAMSEDDLPYHLRLTPNGDLTTVGRYNFNGQLKSTMIAHPKVDPVTNDLHALSYDVVQKPYLKYFRFSPNGVKSPDVEIPLKEPTMMHDFAITENFVVIPDQQVVFKLSEMISGGSPVVYDKNKVSRFGILNKNAKDPNGMKWIDAPECFCFHLWNAWEEPENDEIVVIGSCMTPADSIFNECDESLKSVLSEIRLNLKTGKSTRKPIISESQQVNLEAGMVNRNKLGRKTQFAYLALAEPWPKVSGFAKVDLFSGEVNKYMYGEERFGGEPLFLPNGVDGDEDDGYILAFVHDEKEWKSELQIVNAKTLKLEASVKLPSRVPYGFHGTFIHSNDLRKQA, encoded by the coding sequence ATggcatcatcagcagcagcaacaacaacaacaaacacttGGATCAAAACCACACTCCCTTCTCCTCCTACAACCTTAAAGAAAAGGTTTCCTTGCAATTCCAATTCCAATTCCAACTCCAACGCCATCACATGTTCTCTTCAAACACTCCACTTCCCCAAAAAGTACCAACCAAcctccacaaccacaaccacaacaacaacaaccactcCAGCAAGAGAAACCAAACCAGTAATCGCTTCTCCCTCCGAAACAAAACACCCATTACCTCAAAGTTGGAACTTTCTCCAGAAAGCAGCGGCTTCAGCCTTAGACATGGTCGAAACAGCCTTAGTCTCCCACGAACGCAAACACCCACTCCCCAAAACCGCCGACCCACGTGTCCAAATCGCTGGCAACTTCGCCCCCGTGCCGGAGCACCCGGCGCAGCACTCCCTTCCGGTGGCCGGAAAAATCCCCAAATGCATTGAGGGCGTCTACGTCCGCAACGGCGCGAACCCGCTCTACGAGCCCGTCGCTGGGCACCACTTCTTCGACGGAGACGGCATGGTCCACGCCGTCAAATTCCACTCCGGCGCCGCCAGCTACGCCTGCCGCTTCACCGAAACCCAGCGCTTAGCCCAAGAAAAAACCCTCGGGCGGCCAGTGTTCCCCAAAGCCATCGGCGAGCTCCACGGCCACTCCGGCATCGCGCGCCTCCTCCTCTTCTACGCGCGCTCCCTCTTCGGCCTCGTTGATGGGTCCCACGGCATGGGCGTCGCCAACGCCGGCCTGGTCTACTTCAACAACCACCTCCTCGCCATGTCCGAAGACGACTTACCCTACCATCTCCGACTCACCCCCAACGGCGACTTAACCACCGTCGGCCGTTACAACTTTAACGGCCAATTGAAATCCACAATGATCGCTCACCCCAAAGTCGACCCCGTCACCAACGACCTCCACGCGCTCTCCTACGACGTCGTCCAGAAGCCTTACCTCAAATACTTCCGCTTCTCCCCAAACGGCGTCAAATCCCCCGACGTCGAAATCCCTTTGAAAGAACCCACCATGATGCACGATTTCGCAATAACAGAAAACTTCGTCGTCATCCCCGACCAGCAAGTGGTTTTCAAACTTTCCGAAATGATCTCCGGTGGCTCCCCCGTTGTATACGATAAGAATAAGGTTTCGAGATTTGGGATTCTGAACAAGAATGCTAAAGACCCCAATGGGATGAAATGGATCGATGCTCCTGAATGTTTCTGCTTCCATCTCTGGAACGCTTGGGAGGAACCCGAAAACGACGAGATTGTTGTGATCGGTTCCTGCATGACCCCCGCAGACTCCATTTTCAACGAATGCGATGAGAGTTTGAAGAGCGTCTTGTCTGAGATAAGGCTGAATTTGAAGACCGGAAAGTCTACAAGAAAACCCATTATCTCCGAATCCCAACAGGTCAACTTGGAAGCCGGCATGGTCAACAGAAACAAGCTCGGACGAAAGACCCAGTTTGCGTACTTAGCACTTGCCGAGCCATGGCCTAAGGTTTCAGGTTTCGCTAAAGTTGATTTGTTCAGTGGGGAAGTGAACAAGTACATGTATGGGGAAGAGAGGTTCGGTGGGGAGCCTCTGTTTCTTCCAAATGGTGTTGACGGTGATGAAGATGATGGCTATATTCTCGCATTCGTGCATGATGAGAAGGAATGGAAATCGGAGCTGCAGATTGTGAATGCCAAAACTTTGAAGCTTGAGGCTTCCGTTAAGCTTCCTTCTAGAGTTCCTTATGGGTTTCACGGCACTTTTATTCATTCAAATGATTTGAGGAAACAAGCTTGA